In the genome of Tripterygium wilfordii isolate XIE 37 chromosome 19, ASM1340144v1, whole genome shotgun sequence, one region contains:
- the LOC119984965 gene encoding DNA (cytosine-5)-methyltransferase CMT2-like isoform X3, protein MVPSRSVNGVTRTNQIRLEIFDMSLIRTADDVPVPLKICFPKSSTDRLNPSPKSATIHNAGPKSKLNSSNGFCMRRSPRFSAVSAARDEGCGVSVVLRRSPRFSNCSSEVDFSDARDVTKTWSGNKKRKLGEKRFDEKSLRRSPRFVSSSEAVVNGTPKSPSVKVSQKPYLCFEKSLRRSPRFVSSSDTAVNGTPKSASVKSQIPADGGLKTNAEKGLDMACLEEKCLRRSPRLSSSTSGTDRRSSESTQENIKKRKLLEEKCLRRSPRLSLTLYGKDDKNGPLALKRHDTKSSGEKHFKGSSGGGHVNELLSRIPDELAKKKSRTTLEKFKPSIVDKPLLRQCLRTDTPSGNGNGNGKTPNKSIELPKSTGKQPPNGNGAGKTPIKSVELPKSTEKQPPNKTSPSLKKKHEIISLLFGDPIPSDEAQEKWRWRYEMKIKRSKHRKFTLDDDDEDKIVWNVESHYSQAKIGEDIFNLGDCAYIEGDGGQEHIGRIIEFFKTTDGEDYFRVQWFYRAEDTVMKEEAAFHDKKRIFYSTIMNDNPIECIISKLTVTQISPRVGLKFSSIPLSDFYFDTEYCVEYSTFRSLVTDNIFKSHHSLPTSCIEPISTAITTTFSPDKIHFDNKKRKLALLDLYSGCGGMSTGLCLGARASGSDLVTRWALDSDRSACESLKLNHPKTLESMWPTSRVAGVQPIGNMFNSWKRPLHILCGGNEAAEDFLELLKAWQKLCKRYASSIERTHQSRSMASRVAKDNDGSPSDDISPEEYEVSSIVDICYGDPDKTGKHGLKFKVHWKGYDASEDSWEPADGLSNCQDRIHEFVRNGFKSKILPLPGDVDVICGGPPCQGISGYNRFRNVASPLADERNRQIIVFMDIVQFLRPKFVLMENVADILRFDNASLGRYALSRLVHLKYQARLGTIAAGCYGLPQFRLRVFLWGAHPSEKLPKFPLPTHDVIVRYWPPPEFERNTVAYDEGEPRKLERAIVLQDAISDLPNVTNHETLEEMSYDKPPETDFQLHIRSTKDEITGSALTDTTRVKISLYDHLPLPISEDDYVRVCQIPKRKGANFRDLPGVIVGEDNVARRDTSKEQMLLPSGKPLVPDYALNFEQGKSKRPFARLWWDETVPTVVTFPNCHAQALLHPEQDRILTVRECARLQGFPDYYRFCGTIKMRYRQVGNAVAIPVARALGYALGMAFQKQGGDEPLMTLPQGFSHSTCVQLAKSLSEKEPTSIL, encoded by the exons ATGGTTCCGTCTCGGTCTGTCAATGGAGTCACCCGGACCAACCAAATCCGTCTCGAAATCTTCGATATGTCGTTGATTCGTACGGCGGATGATGTACCGGTTCCTCTGAAAATCTGCTTCCCGAAATCGTCGACTGACAGGCTCAATCCAAGCCCGAAAAGTGCTACAATCCACAATGCAGGACCAAAAAGTAAGCTCAACTCCAGTAATGGATTTTGCATGCGGAGATCCCCTAGATTCTCTGCCGTTTCGGCGGCCAGGGACGAAGGTTGTGGTGTTTCTGTCGTCTTGAGGAGATCTCCGAGATTCTCGAATTGCAGTTCGGAGGTGGATTTTAGTGACGCGCGAGATGTAACGAAGACATggagcggaaataagaagagaaAGCTTGGAGAGAAACGGTTCGATGAAAAATCCTTGAGAAGGAGCCCGAGGTTTGTCTCGTCCTCTGAGGCGGTTGTAAATGGCACTCCCAAGTCCCCTTCAGTCAAGGTAAGCCAAAAGCCCTACTTATGTTTTGAAAAATCCTTGAGGAGGAGCCCGAGGTTTGTCTCGTCCTCTGATACGGCTGTAAATGGCACTCCCAAGTCCGCTTCAGTCAAG AGTCAAATTCCTGCGGATGGAGGCTTGAAAACTAA TGCTGAAAAAGGACTAGATATGGCATGCTTGGAGGAAAAATGCTTGAGGAGATCTCCGAGATTGAGCTCATCCACATCTGGAACTGACAGGCGTTCTTCAGAATCCACCCAGGAAAacattaagaaaagaaaattgttggaAGAAAAGTGTTTGAGGAGATCTCCAAGACTGTCCTTGACCCTATATGGA AAAGATGACAAGAATGGACCTCTGGCTTTGAAACGCCATGACACAAAATCTTCTGGTGAGAAGCACTTTAAGGGGTCTTCTGGAGGTGGACATGTCAATGAATTGCTTTCAAGAATACCag ATGAACTTGCTAAGAAGAAGTCTAGGACCACATTGGAGAAATTCAAACCAAGCATTGTGGATAAACCACTATTGAGACAGTGTCTGAGAACGGATACTCCTTctgggaatgggaatggtaatgGAAAAACCCCTAATAAATCAATTGAGTTACCAAAGTCAACTGGGAAACAACCTCCAAATGGGAATGGTGCTGGCAAAACTCCAATTAAATCAGTTGAGTTACCAAAGTCAACTGAGAAACAACCTCCAAATAAGACCTCACCTTCTTTGAAGAAGAAACATGAAATTATTAGTTTACTATTCGGAGATCCAATCCCCAGCGACGAAGCTCAAGAAAAATGGCGTTGGCGCTATGAAATGAAG ATTAAGAGATCTAAACATCGAAAATTCACCTTAGA tgatgatgatgaagataagaTAGTTTGGAATGTGGAAAGCCATTACTCTCAAGCTAAAATTGGCGAGGATATTTTTAATCTTGGTGATTGTGCTTATATAGAG GGTGATGGTGGGCAAGAACATATTGGAAGGATTATAGAGTTCTTCAAAACAACCGATGGAGAAGATTATTTTCGGGTCCAATGGTTTTATAGAGCTGAAGATACT GTTATGAAGGAAGAAGCGGCCTTTCATGACAAGAAACGAATATTCTATTCTACTATAATGAATGATAATCCGATAGAATGCATTATTTCAAAACTTACTGTTACACAAATATCACCTAGG GTAGGCTTAAAATTCAGCTCTATTCCACTCTCTGACTTCTATTTTGATACGGAGTATTGTGTAGAGTATTCGACATTTCGAAGCTTGGTAACTG ATAATATTTTCAAGAGCCATCACTCATTGCCAACCAGTTGCATTGAGCCCATTTCTACGGCAATTACCACTACTTTTTCTCCAGATAAGATTCattttgataataaaaaaaggaaGTTGGCGCTGTTAGATCTTTATTCTGGTTGTGGAGGCATGTCGACTGGATTGTGCCTTGGTGCTAGAGCTTCTGGCAGTGATCTTGTGACG AGATGGGCCCTTGATAGTGATAGGTCTGCATGTGAAAGCTTGAAGTTGAATCATCCCAAGACACTA GAAAGCATGTGGCCAActagtagagttgcaggggtgcaacctataggtaacatgttcaattcttggaaacgacctcttcacatattatgtggggg GAATGAAGCTGCTGAGGATTTTCTTGAGCTATTAAAAGCGTGGCAAAAGCTATGCAAAAGGTATGCTTCCAGTATAGAAAGAACACATCAATCAAGATCCATGGCCTCTAGAGTAGCCAAAGACAATGATGGTTCACCAAGTGATGATATATCCCCTGAAGAATATGAAGTTTCAAGCATTGTTGACATATGTTATGGCGATCCCGACAAGACCGGAAAGCATGGACTAAAATTTAAG GTGCATTGGAAGGGTTATGATGCCAGTGAAGATAGTTGGGAACCAGCTGATGGCTTAAG TAATTGCCAGGACCGGATACACGAATTTGTGAGAAATGGTTTCAAATCGAAGATCTTGCCACTTCCT GGCGATGTTGATGTTATTTGTGGGGGACCTCCATGCCAAGGGATTAGTGGCTATAATCGCTTTAGAAATGTTGCTTCCCCCCTAGCTGATGAAAGAAATCGTCAAATTATTGTTTTTATGGACATAGTGCAGTTCTTGAGACCTAAGTTTGTATTAATGGAAAATGTAGCTGACATACTAAGGTTTGACAATGCTTCTCTCGGAAGATATGCTTTAAGTCGTTTGGTGCATTTGAAATATCAAGCAAGACTTGGTACTATTGCTGCTGGCTGTTATGGTCTTCCACAATTTCGGTTGCGCGTTTTCTTGTGGGGTGCTCATCCAAGTGAG AAATTACCCAAATTCCCACTTCCCACACATGACGTTATTGTCAGATATTGGCCTCCCCCTGAGTTTGAG CGCAATACTGTTGCTTATGATGAAGGTGAACCTCGCAAACTTGAACGGGCGATTGTTCTTCAAGATGCCATTTCTGATCTCCCGAAT GTCACAAACCATGAAACACTTGAGGAAATGTCCTATGACAAGCCTCCAGAAACAGATTTTCAACTACATATAAGGTCAACCAAAGATG AGATCACTGGTTCTGCATTGACTGATACTACAAGGGTCAAGATTTCACTTTACGATCATCTTCCTTTGCCGATTTCAGAAGATGATTATGTTAGAGTTTGCCAAATTCCAAAAAGAAAG GGAGCAAATTTCCGGGACCTCCCTGGTGTCATTGTAGGAGAAGACAATGTGGCCCGGCGGGATACATCTAAGGAGCAAATGCTTTTGCCTTCTGGAAAACCACTG GTACCAGATTATGCCTTGAACTTTGAACAAGGGAAGTCGAAAAG GCCATTCGCGAGATTGTGGTGGGATGAAACAGTGCCAACCGTAGTGACTTTTCCTAATTGTCATGCTCAG GCATTGTTACATCCAGAACAGGATAGAATACTTACAGTACGAGAATGTGCAAGGCTGCAAGGTTTTCCTGATTATTATCGGTTCTGTGGGACAATCAAAATGAG ATATCGTCAGGTCGGAAATGCAGTTGCCATCCCTGTTGCACGAGCCTTAGGATATGCATTGGGTATGGCATTTCAAAAACAAGGTGGGGACGAGCCGCTGATGACTCTTCCCCAAGGTTTCTCTCATTCTACTTGTGTTCAATTAGCAAAATCATTGTCTGAAAAAGAACCAACTAGTATTCTTTAG
- the LOC119984965 gene encoding DNA (cytosine-5)-methyltransferase CMT2-like isoform X2: MVPSRSVNGVTRTNQIRLEIFDMSLIRTADDVPVPLKICFPKSSTDRLNPSPKSATIHNAGPKSKLNSSNGFCMRRSPRFSAVSAARDEGCGVSVVLRRSPRFSNCSSEVDFSDARDVTKTWSGNKKRKLGEKRFDEKSLRRSPRFVSSSEAVVNGTPKSPSVKVSQKPYLCFEKSLRRSPRFVSSSDTAVNGTPKSASVKVSQKPYLCFEKSLRRSPRFVSSSDTAVNGTPKFASVKSQIPADGGLKTNAEKGLDMACLEEKCLRRSPRLSSSTSGTDRRSSESTQENIKKRKLLEEKCLRRSPRLSLTLYGKDDKNGPLALKRHDTKSSGEKHFKGSSGGGHVNELLSRIPDELAKKKSRTTLEKFKPSIVDKPLLRQCLRTDTPSGNGNGNGKTPNKSIELPKSTGKQPPNGNGAGKTPIKSVELPKSTEKQPPNKTSPSLKKKHEIISLLFGDPIPSDEAQEKWRWRYEMKIKRSKHRKFTLDDDDEDKIVWNVESHYSQAKIGEDIFNLGDCAYIEGDGGQEHIGRIIEFFKTTDGEDYFRVQWFYRAEDTVMKEEAAFHDKKRIFYSTIMNDNPIECIISKLTVTQISPRVGLKFSSIPLSDFYFDTEYCVEYSTFRSLVTDNIFKSHHSLPTSCIEPISTAITTTFSPDKIHFDNKKRKLALLDLYSGCGGMSTGLCLGARASGSDLVTRWALDSDRSACESLKLNHPKTLVRNEAAEDFLELLKAWQKLCKRYASSIERTHQSRSMASRVAKDNDGSPSDDISPEEYEVSSIVDICYGDPDKTGKHGLKFKVHWKGYDASEDSWEPADGLSNCQDRIHEFVRNGFKSKILPLPGDVDVICGGPPCQGISGYNRFRNVASPLADERNRQIIVFMDIVQFLRPKFVLMENVADILRFDNASLGRYALSRLVHLKYQARLGTIAAGCYGLPQFRLRVFLWGAHPSEKLPKFPLPTHDVIVRYWPPPEFERNTVAYDEGEPRKLERAIVLQDAISDLPNVTNHETLEEMSYDKPPETDFQLHIRSTKDEITGSALTDTTRVKISLYDHLPLPISEDDYVRVCQIPKRKGANFRDLPGVIVGEDNVARRDTSKEQMLLPSGKPLVPDYALNFEQGKSKRPFARLWWDETVPTVVTFPNCHAQALLHPEQDRILTVRECARLQGFPDYYRFCGTIKMRYRQVGNAVAIPVARALGYALGMAFQKQGGDEPLMTLPQGFSHSTCVQLAKSLSEKEPTSIL; encoded by the exons ATGGTTCCGTCTCGGTCTGTCAATGGAGTCACCCGGACCAACCAAATCCGTCTCGAAATCTTCGATATGTCGTTGATTCGTACGGCGGATGATGTACCGGTTCCTCTGAAAATCTGCTTCCCGAAATCGTCGACTGACAGGCTCAATCCAAGCCCGAAAAGTGCTACAATCCACAATGCAGGACCAAAAAGTAAGCTCAACTCCAGTAATGGATTTTGCATGCGGAGATCCCCTAGATTCTCTGCCGTTTCGGCGGCCAGGGACGAAGGTTGTGGTGTTTCTGTCGTCTTGAGGAGATCTCCGAGATTCTCGAATTGCAGTTCGGAGGTGGATTTTAGTGACGCGCGAGATGTAACGAAGACATggagcggaaataagaagagaaAGCTTGGAGAGAAACGGTTCGATGAAAAATCCTTGAGAAGGAGCCCGAGGTTTGTCTCGTCCTCTGAGGCGGTTGTAAATGGCACTCCCAAGTCCCCTTCAGTCAAGGTAAGCCAAAAGCCCTACTTATGTTTTGAAAAATCCTTGAGGAGGAGCCCGAGGTTTGTCTCGTCCTCTGATACGGCTGTAAATGGCACTCCCAAGTCCGCTTCAGTCAAGGTAAGCCAAAAGCCCTACTTATGTTTTGAAAAATCCTTGAGGAGGAGCCCGAGGTTTGTCTCGTCCTCTGATACGGCTGTAAATGGCACTCCCAAGTTCGCTTCAGTCAAG AGTCAAATTCCTGCGGATGGAGGCTTGAAAACTAA TGCTGAAAAAGGACTAGATATGGCATGCTTGGAGGAAAAATGCTTGAGGAGATCTCCGAGATTGAGCTCATCCACATCTGGAACTGACAGGCGTTCTTCAGAATCCACCCAGGAAAacattaagaaaagaaaattgttggaAGAAAAGTGTTTGAGGAGATCTCCAAGACTGTCCTTGACCCTATATGGA AAAGATGACAAGAATGGACCTCTGGCTTTGAAACGCCATGACACAAAATCTTCTGGTGAGAAGCACTTTAAGGGGTCTTCTGGAGGTGGACATGTCAATGAATTGCTTTCAAGAATACCag ATGAACTTGCTAAGAAGAAGTCTAGGACCACATTGGAGAAATTCAAACCAAGCATTGTGGATAAACCACTATTGAGACAGTGTCTGAGAACGGATACTCCTTctgggaatgggaatggtaatgGAAAAACCCCTAATAAATCAATTGAGTTACCAAAGTCAACTGGGAAACAACCTCCAAATGGGAATGGTGCTGGCAAAACTCCAATTAAATCAGTTGAGTTACCAAAGTCAACTGAGAAACAACCTCCAAATAAGACCTCACCTTCTTTGAAGAAGAAACATGAAATTATTAGTTTACTATTCGGAGATCCAATCCCCAGCGACGAAGCTCAAGAAAAATGGCGTTGGCGCTATGAAATGAAG ATTAAGAGATCTAAACATCGAAAATTCACCTTAGA tgatgatgatgaagataagaTAGTTTGGAATGTGGAAAGCCATTACTCTCAAGCTAAAATTGGCGAGGATATTTTTAATCTTGGTGATTGTGCTTATATAGAG GGTGATGGTGGGCAAGAACATATTGGAAGGATTATAGAGTTCTTCAAAACAACCGATGGAGAAGATTATTTTCGGGTCCAATGGTTTTATAGAGCTGAAGATACT GTTATGAAGGAAGAAGCGGCCTTTCATGACAAGAAACGAATATTCTATTCTACTATAATGAATGATAATCCGATAGAATGCATTATTTCAAAACTTACTGTTACACAAATATCACCTAGG GTAGGCTTAAAATTCAGCTCTATTCCACTCTCTGACTTCTATTTTGATACGGAGTATTGTGTAGAGTATTCGACATTTCGAAGCTTGGTAACTG ATAATATTTTCAAGAGCCATCACTCATTGCCAACCAGTTGCATTGAGCCCATTTCTACGGCAATTACCACTACTTTTTCTCCAGATAAGATTCattttgataataaaaaaaggaaGTTGGCGCTGTTAGATCTTTATTCTGGTTGTGGAGGCATGTCGACTGGATTGTGCCTTGGTGCTAGAGCTTCTGGCAGTGATCTTGTGACG AGATGGGCCCTTGATAGTGATAGGTCTGCATGTGAAAGCTTGAAGTTGAATCATCCCAAGACACTA GTTAGGAATGAAGCTGCTGAGGATTTTCTTGAGCTATTAAAAGCGTGGCAAAAGCTATGCAAAAGGTATGCTTCCAGTATAGAAAGAACACATCAATCAAGATCCATGGCCTCTAGAGTAGCCAAAGACAATGATGGTTCACCAAGTGATGATATATCCCCTGAAGAATATGAAGTTTCAAGCATTGTTGACATATGTTATGGCGATCCCGACAAGACCGGAAAGCATGGACTAAAATTTAAG GTGCATTGGAAGGGTTATGATGCCAGTGAAGATAGTTGGGAACCAGCTGATGGCTTAAG TAATTGCCAGGACCGGATACACGAATTTGTGAGAAATGGTTTCAAATCGAAGATCTTGCCACTTCCT GGCGATGTTGATGTTATTTGTGGGGGACCTCCATGCCAAGGGATTAGTGGCTATAATCGCTTTAGAAATGTTGCTTCCCCCCTAGCTGATGAAAGAAATCGTCAAATTATTGTTTTTATGGACATAGTGCAGTTCTTGAGACCTAAGTTTGTATTAATGGAAAATGTAGCTGACATACTAAGGTTTGACAATGCTTCTCTCGGAAGATATGCTTTAAGTCGTTTGGTGCATTTGAAATATCAAGCAAGACTTGGTACTATTGCTGCTGGCTGTTATGGTCTTCCACAATTTCGGTTGCGCGTTTTCTTGTGGGGTGCTCATCCAAGTGAG AAATTACCCAAATTCCCACTTCCCACACATGACGTTATTGTCAGATATTGGCCTCCCCCTGAGTTTGAG CGCAATACTGTTGCTTATGATGAAGGTGAACCTCGCAAACTTGAACGGGCGATTGTTCTTCAAGATGCCATTTCTGATCTCCCGAAT GTCACAAACCATGAAACACTTGAGGAAATGTCCTATGACAAGCCTCCAGAAACAGATTTTCAACTACATATAAGGTCAACCAAAGATG AGATCACTGGTTCTGCATTGACTGATACTACAAGGGTCAAGATTTCACTTTACGATCATCTTCCTTTGCCGATTTCAGAAGATGATTATGTTAGAGTTTGCCAAATTCCAAAAAGAAAG GGAGCAAATTTCCGGGACCTCCCTGGTGTCATTGTAGGAGAAGACAATGTGGCCCGGCGGGATACATCTAAGGAGCAAATGCTTTTGCCTTCTGGAAAACCACTG GTACCAGATTATGCCTTGAACTTTGAACAAGGGAAGTCGAAAAG GCCATTCGCGAGATTGTGGTGGGATGAAACAGTGCCAACCGTAGTGACTTTTCCTAATTGTCATGCTCAG GCATTGTTACATCCAGAACAGGATAGAATACTTACAGTACGAGAATGTGCAAGGCTGCAAGGTTTTCCTGATTATTATCGGTTCTGTGGGACAATCAAAATGAG ATATCGTCAGGTCGGAAATGCAGTTGCCATCCCTGTTGCACGAGCCTTAGGATATGCATTGGGTATGGCATTTCAAAAACAAGGTGGGGACGAGCCGCTGATGACTCTTCCCCAAGGTTTCTCTCATTCTACTTGTGTTCAATTAGCAAAATCATTGTCTGAAAAAGAACCAACTAGTATTCTTTAG